atgctgaagctgaagctccaatactttggcaatgtgatgcaaagagccaactcattggaaaagaccctgatactgggaaagactgagggcaggaaaagaaggcggcaacagatgatgagatggttggatggcattatcgactcactggacatgagtctgggcaaagtctgggagatggtgaaggacagggaagcctggcgtgctgcagtccatgtgcgtgcgtgctaagtagcttcagtcgtgtccgactctttgtgaccccatggactgtaggctgccaggctcctctgtccatgggcttctccaggcaagaatactggagtgggttaccattcccttctccaggggatcttcctgacccaggcattgaaccggcatctcttatgtctcctgcattggtaggagggttctttatcagAACCCTCCTACCAATGgtttgttcatgtattttttacttttattattctttaagtggtagaaaaagaaatgtttcaaaaactgaaagaggagagcgcCCGCGGTGTCCATGGAGAGAGGTTGAGATGGCCGACCTCCAGCCCTAGACACCGGGGCAGCAGGACGGCGAGGATGTCAGCTTCGTTAGTCCGGGCCACTGTCCGGGCTGTGAGCAAGAGGAAGCTGCAGCCCACCCGGGCCGCCCTCACCCTGACACCTTCAGCAGTAAACAAGATAAAACAACTTCTTAAAGATAAGCCTGAACATGTTGGTGTGAAAGTTGGTGTCCGAACCAGAGGTTGTAATGGCCTTTCCTACACTTTAGAATATACAAAGACAAAAGGAGACTCTGATGAAGAAGTTATTCAAGATGGAGTCAGAGTGTTCATCGAGAAGAAAGCACAGCTAACACTGTTAGGAACAGAAATGGACTATGTTGAAGACAAATTATCCAGTGAGTTTGTGTTCAATAACCCAAACATCAAAGGAACATGTGGCTGTGGAGAAAGCTTTAACATTTGACTCCTCACGACTGCTCGGGCTGTAGGCTGCCGGAGACCTGTGGAAGCTCTGGGGCTTATTGAAGAAACCATGTGACTGTCACGTGATTAAGGTGTGTAATGTATGTCTGCCTTCCAAGGAAAATAAAGTGATGCATTCGAAAATGAAGCCAGTGTGTTAGAGTCcagagaattgatacttttgttCTATATACGAGACAGAAAATGAGAATCCATTGCTCTCTTTGGGTCATCTTTCTGACCtgtaaagaaaaagttaaattcTCCTTCCTGCATCCTTTCTGTTAGAACTGGTTCCATGAAAGTAGCCTTCCTGGGAGGATTTCAGAAAACGTATTCTTAACAGCTGTGCTTTGGTAGATCTTTCACTTCCCAACAAGATTGATGACTGGAAATTCAGAGGCAAGAAGTCTAGACTGCTGGTGTTCTGTGATGGTGAACTGTTTTCCTACCCAGACTTGGCATCGTGTTCCTACATTTTTTATCCAGAATTTCAGCGTCAGATGCCTCATTTGCTTATCACCCTGTAGCATCCCCAGCCATTAGATTAAAATAGTGGGCAAAGCTTTCCTTGAACTATAGTGCCGAACAGTTCCCAGTGATGAGATCAGAAGGTAAATACTTCACCCACCTGTTTTTAAGTCCATTTCTTTTGCCACTCTTAAGTATCTGCCCAGAGGTGAGACCTCAAGCTGACTCAGATCCTTTCTCTTAAAGTCTCtttaagggactttcctggtggtccagtggttaagattccccgcttccactgcaggggtcatgggttccatccctgatcagggaaataagatcccaaaATGCTgcatggcaaggccaaaaaaaaattgcagaaagTTCTCTGAAAAGCCATCTAACCCATTCATTCAATTCTTTACCTGGGGAATAAAACCAGAGGAATGCTGATGGGCTTTTGTCCCCCGACACTGCAGGCTGGATTGGGGCAGAGCGGGGACCACCTACATCTCCTCTCTTGGAGGTGCCACACCAGCTCTGTGCTCTGAGGCAGCCAGTGGAGGTAAATGGGTGATCTGGCTTCTTTACCTGGTCAGCATTTTGATTAGATTTCCTTGTAATTTGGAGAGCATATTTAGCTTTGTTTTATTTGGGGTGAGAAGAGTCTTATTTTAAAACCCATTTATGTGAATTACCATCTTGTTTCACTAAGACTTGGAACAGTAGTTCATACTAGCAGGGAAGAGGACACCGTAGCAACCCAGAATTGTTCTTTTGGAATGTGGTAGTGATTGTGAAGCAGAACACGGGGATCTTTTCCCAGCATGTGTACACTTTCTGGATCCTAAGTCCAGCTGCTAAAAGTTTAAGCCTAATATTTTAACCTAACATTTTTATCGCCATGCTTTCTTAAAGAGTGTTCCTTTTGTCCTTTCCTGGATTTGACTTATTAAGTATTCTATGCGATGACATATTTGCTGCTTTTGAAGGCCTGTTCTTATGAATTGAAGTAGCCGAGTTCCTTTATGTTTGACATATTTACCAAGGTACCTGGCACAAGATGCCCCAAAACCTAGAGCAGCAGCTTCATGTAAATGCTTATGAATTTGTATTGTTACTATAATTGTTAACCCACTTATAATTTATGCAATACTGTATATATGTAGAGATTGAAttgccaataaaaaaaaaagtaaaaaaaaaaacaaaaaaaaaactgaaagagtacttttaaaaaagaatttaattaaaaaataatacctcCTCAGAAATTTTGGCCCTTGTCTCTCCACCTTCAGTTGAGGACAGTGTCAGCTGGCTTCCCAAACCCCAGACACAACCTCGTCCAGCAGATTTATGCAAATGCACATCAGATTATGATCCCTAAAATATAACTCTGGTTGTGTCACTCCTTTCCCCAAATCTGAAGTCACATCAGGTACAAAATCTCAGGCAGGATTTGAGCTCTGTTTTCTTTCCAAATGCTTTCCATTCCTCCTGCTCTTGTTAGGGGTTTTCAAAACCTTCTGCGTAGCCTGTGTTCCACAGGTGTGTGCGTCCCTGCATGCAGCTGAGGGGGCCTCTGGAGAGGACACGATTTGGGGCTCCAGCCCCGCTTCTATTACAGCAGCTGTGatcatatttcatttatttcaggtgacatttcatttggggaaaaaagcatTCTGCTGCTAAAAGTTAAACATTTGAAACGAACCATTTTAGTCCCACAGTGTTGCTCATCCCAGTCAAGCACTCTCAAATCTGTATGTTTCCTTTGGGCATCTCATTTGTTCAACCAATGATTTATTGAGAACTCTGTATGTGCAAGGCACTGGGCATAAAGCAGTGGATAAGACAGACTGTCTCTTCTGAGGGAGCTTACAGTTTGGAAGAGTGATGATAGATATTTGAAGAAATTCAGAAACAATGCCTGCCTTTCCCCTTCACTCTTCCTTTGAGATTTATCTCAGAGGCCACagatttttcaaaatcttttcatcTGCCTTTCCTACTGACAGACGAACTCCCTTCTCCATGTAAACTTCTGTAAACAACAAagatgtttgttgtttttttctgtccAGCATCCGTTCTTTCACTTTCTGGTGGTAGTACCTGTAACAGTCTTTCCGAAACCgtgtctccctcccctctcccccagcttATTGGGTTCCATTTGGTTTCCAGGACTGGGAAGTGACCTAGGCCTGGCCAACTGACACATGGAATCCTATTTGGCCATAGCGATTGGTTCAGGTTTGGCCACCCCTCTGCCTATAAAAATCGGTTTGAGATGGATAAACGATCTGAAATGGCCCATAGTGAATCCCAGACACAGTGCATCTTGAAGCACAGGAGTTTCAAGAAACAGAGGCTCTCTTTTCTGCTGCATTTAAGCCTGAAAGTACACAGACCCAGAATTTTTGACAACCATTTTATAATGCTGTGGAGAATGAAGCCCTTGGAGAGGAAAGTAGATCCAGATGAAGGAGAAAGACAGGATCCTTGTGGGCGCTGACTACCTGGGTCAAGCCACAACTAAAGCCTGAGCCCTGGATATCATCATTCCTTAAGCCATAAATTTCCCCTTTTGCCAAAGTCAATTTAAGTCAGGTTTTCTAAAAGAATGTTGAGTAATTTTTCATAGCCCAGCAGTTCTAACCTGGGCTCTCTAAAGCTATAGCCTGGTATTTCTCTGGCTCTAGCTTTGAAGGaaccattctctctctctgtctctcttgttCTCCCCAGTAAATTCCTAAGTCCCAGGAATTCCTCATCTGTGGTCAGCAAATTAAtcctctgccatttccttctgtcccacagagctgggggtggtggtgaggggccCCTTTTTCTGCAGAAGCTGAGAATCCTAACCCTGTCTCAGCTACCCAGCAAAGCAGCAGAGAGCCTATCTTAGGTAACAGATATCCTCACCCTCTAAGGCAGTCAAGGTCTGGGTCCAGGGAACTGAAGGTCGCTGGTGCCCCATCCAAGGGCACAAAGGTGCTGCATCCTACCCTTTTTCATAGCTCCGCTTAGGGGGCGCTTGTCTCGTGCCAGGCACTCATGCTCGTCGTCTGTAATCCTCATAACGACCTGAGGAGTGCGGTAATTACTGTATCCTCACTGCACAAGTGAGAAAGCTGAAGCTCAAGAAGTTCTCTGACAGTCAAGGATCCACGGTTAGGAACGAATAGAGCAGAGTTACCAGACATGCTTAAGCACGGCTCGGTGAACTGTGGACACTAGGGACGGAGGGGAGCttaaagtggggagggggacgAAGAAGGGACGTTTGGGGCCGTAGGAAGTTGAAAATCTGAGAAGCTGCTCAGGGGTGAGACGGCGCAGTCCCAGGGCCCCGCGGTGTGACTCGCGGTGTGACTCGCGGTGATCCCTGGGCCTCGGGGTTTTCCGCGCGCAGGTAGTCCGGCTCGCCGAGGGGGCTCAGCCTTTGGGGCGGGGCTTCTCTAGGCCCGCCCCTCGCCCAGGTGTGGCGCCCGCAACCCCCGCTGCGAGGGGCTGCGAACCCCCTCAGTGCTCCCGAGGTGTAGGCCTGCTTGGAGCCCGGGACTGGCCCGGCCGCCCGGGCctttggcgggggcgggggcacggggggtggagggagagagtGCCGCGCCCTGCCCGGCCCAGGTGTCGTCTCCGGAGGAGGAGTTTGGGAATCCGGCTGCGGGAGATTCCCAGCCGGACTAGCTGAAGGGCAACAAGGGAAAGAAGCCTAAGGGACAAGGCAGAGCCGGGCGGTGCGGGGAGTGCAGAAGGCAGGCAAAGCCGCGGGACCGCCAGCATGTTCTCCCGAAACCACCGGAGCCGGGTCACCGTGGCCAGGGGCTCTGCCCTGGAGATGGAGTTCAAACGCGGCCGCTTCCGACTCAGCCTCTTAAGCGACCCGCCAGAGGTGAGAGACCCGTGtccctgccttcccctcccccgGCTCCCGCAGTTCGGGCCGCCCGGGCCTCCCGCCCCGCCCGCGCGCGCCGAGGGGCGGAGACGCGGTGGGTCGGGTACAGACCAGAGGTTGTTGACTTGAAAAGTCAGGCGCGGACCGTCTGCACGTTAGTCCAACCGTGTCACCCCAGACATTCTCTAACCCAGTGGGATGGTTTGCCTCCGCCTGTTAAAACTTCAGTTTAAGGAGCCCTAGGCTCGATTCCTAACATGCGCCTTACGGCAGCACTTCGGGGCATCCTGGAGATGTGCAACTAGCCGGGCTCTAACAAGACTCCTGGCCTGGGTGCCCGCTCCTTCCCTGGCCTCCAGCCGCATCCCACAGCCCGTCTCTACCGTCTGGGACAGCCTCCGTCGTCAGTCCTGACTTCTCGGCCTCCTTTGCTGAAACTCTACGCAACTGCTCCTCTGTGGCTGGGGGAATCGGAAATGAGGAGTTCCCGATTAACGATTTGGGATTATTTCCCACACTCAAGCTTTCAGCCTCCTTTTCTGTGGCCTAAGAGGAGTACAGCCTCTACAGTTCCCTCCCTGGCCCACTACTTTGCCCAGGTCTGAGCCCTACTTGTAATTCCTTAAAGAGGCTCAGGAGAGGCTGAAAGATGTGGGGGCCGAGCCAGGACTGAGAGGGCCAGTAGCGACAGCAGAGGCTGTCCCCCAGGTCAGTTCTCCTTCGCTGCTGGTCCTGGAAAGGGTTAAGTGAGGGGGCCTTCCTCACTCCTCCCGGATTCCAGTCCTGGCTTCTGCACTTTACCCCACGGCCTGCCCAGAACAAAGGCTCTTTCACACCCCTGTCCCACAGTCCCAGGCCTTCTCTGACTCAGAAGCTAGTGGGCCTGGGAGACAGGGCCTCTATCGAGTCCCGCATAAGCAACGCCGCGTGGGGCCAGCGTGGGGGAGTGAGGGGCGAGGCCCAGGGACCAGGAGGAGGGGCCTGTGAGCTGGAGCCGCCCCCGGGATAAGCCCGGCCTTTTGGGGGCCATCGCGGAGGAACCGGGGTGGAGCCGCTGTGCCCCGGAGCGGAGTGTGACTCCGTGGGCCTGGGGTGGAGCGGGGGCGGTGGTGGCAAAGCTGCAGCTGGCTGGGAATCGGGGCTGGTTTCCTGTCTGGAAGGGAAGGGGCCCGCAGAGGGGAGCGGGGGCAGCGCAGCCAGGCACACCCctgcctttctccctccctctcctcccttctgctGGAAAAGCAAGGTAATTGTGAACCCAGGGTGGGGCGGGCTGGATGAAGGTCCCAAGTTGGAAGAGGTGGCCCTGGGGGTTGGGCTGCAATTACCCCTCTGTCCCACTTCCTAGGCTCACTCAATCAAGTCCCCACCTCTATCCCTCTTCTTCCTCAAACTAAGCCCGAACCCTTTCAGAAAGCAACCTCCTGACAATCCCCACGAGTCCACAGAACCTGCATGAAGTGTCCCTTCCCGGCCCCCTTCCAGTTGTGCCTGCCCCTCACACCCTACAGCACACAGATTCTCTGTCCACCAGGCCAGGGTTGTgggcgggggctggggaggggccagaGTCGGAATGAAAGAGCCTTTTTCTTCCACAGCTGGGAGAACAGCTGCCACCAAAGCAAGACTGGACACTCTGTGCCCAGAGCCCCTTCTGCAGCTGGCCTCCTCCGGGTACCCTGCTCATCCTCACCTCGCTTTCCTTTGCTCCCATGCCTGGCTCCATCAGGGCCCTGGAACAGCGGTAGGCAAGGAGACTTTGTCACAGCAGCCAGAGGGGTCTAATTGGAGCACGAGAGGGACAGGGGCTGCCTCTGCCCTCTGACCAAGAACTGCCCACCTCTTTCAAGACGAGGAGAGCAGCGGGAGAGGAATTGTGGGGCAGCGTGGGGCTTGCTTGCCACCCCTCTGAGGGGTCAGCAAGGGAAGGGGAGCCCAGGGGGCACAGAGATGCAGGACAGATTGCACATCCTGGAGGACCTGAATATGCTCTACATCCGGCAGATGGCGCTCAGCCTGGAGGTAACGCCCCCACCCCTGGAGTGCACCTCCTGCACAGCATCCCAGCCCCGGTTCTGCGCTGCCCTTTCCGGCTGGGCCTGCTCCAAGTGGGGAGAGGGATGAGGTGGTTCTGTGTGCCCTTCTTTGGGTGCTACTTgtggacccaggttcagttctaCCAGTTAGAGTATTGTGCTGGCAACAGGGTCTTCACCCTTATTTCTGGAAGCTCTGTGGGTTGGTGTGGCAGTGTGTTCCGGGGCTGAGGGCCCCTTTTAGGTGTGGGAAGAAGAGAGTACACTGTGAGCATGGTCTTCAGGAAGGAGACGGTCTTACCAGAGAAGCGGAAGAGGATTCTAGGGCAGGATGTAAGGATTCTGTGGCCCTGAAGATGGCAGGGGGctgcttattcatttatttattcttaatcacatttattgagcacctactatatgccagctGCTTTCTAGATCTTGGGACAcctcagtgaacaaaacaggaaAGGTCCACTCTAGGGGACCTAGAAACATGCAAACACATAAATAATCTCAcaataaaattatgataaaaacaGGGGTATCATAAACATCAGGTAGGAGAGGCAGCATTAGATGTAGGAGTCAGGGAAGGCCTTTGTGAGCTCTTTGAGCTGTGGCCAGAAGGATGAAGATATGTAAAGTTGGGAGGAAGAGCTTTCCAGACAGAGAGCAGAGTAAGGACCTTAAATGAGGATGATGATGATATGTTTGGGGAAGAAAGAGAGCCAGTGTGGCTAAAACATACTGGTTGGGGTCAAACTGACTGGCGGGGACCAGATTATGCAGGGCTTTGAAGGCCATGACAAGTCATTTAGATTTTACTGTAAGTGTGATATTGGCCCGTGGAGGGTTTGAAGCATGTGGGACAACTCACCTAATGTTTTAATGTGATAGCTGTTGTGTTTGAAAGGAACAGGCaggtaggggtggggggtgacCACTAGCTAGGAGGTCATTACAGCCTTTGGGGAATGAACCTGGTGGTGAGGAGTAAATGCTCATGGTGAAGATAGGGAGAAAAGGGTGGATTTGAAATGATGGTGGTAGATCTGACAGGGCTTGTTGATGGATTGGATGTGAGGCTGAGGCAAAGAGAGGGCTCCCGGATGATTCTCAGGTGTGTGGCTAAGCAACTGGGCAGCGTAGTCATTTACAGAGATGGGAAAGATAGAGGAAGCTGTGGCAGTGACTGCCTGGGCCAGGCAGAGGGTTGCTGCTGAGGGAGGTCAGAGGCCGGACAGTAAAGAGTCTAGCTCAGAATGGGGATTTATCACATGTTTTTGCACCCTCAACCTGGTCCCCACTCCCTAGATAATGATCGACATTACTAGTTAATCATGGCACTCTTCACCAACAAATCCATGCATGGCCTCACAATCTGTCTCAGCACAACCTTGGCATAAATTATGCAGATTGTGTCTTTCACAAGGGCATTGCATAGTGGCAAGAGTCCTGGCCTAGTTTCAGGCTGGGTGAGGAGGAAACACCTTTATCTAAGTTCTTTGCCTAGCGAGGGTCATCTTTTTCTGATGTGCAGAAAGTTGCCCAAGGTCTCCACTACCTATTGTCTTGGGTCGGCACAGGAGATAAAATCTATTTGCCATCCCTCGTCCTCTGCACTGTTCATGTTACTAGTTACATGtagctatttacatttaaattttagttaattaaaatgaaataaaataattttcagttccTTAATTACTTTAGCCATATTTCATGTGGTCCATGGCTATTGAGTATTTCCATCATTGTAGGATGATGGAATGATCTTATTGGACATGGCTGGTCTAGGTATTTAAGTATTCAAATTCTGCATCCCTCCCCCTCCAGGTAATTGTTCTTCATAGGAGCCCTGCCCAAGTTCTGGACAGAAAAGGGGGCTTAGATTTCACTTTAATCATCTCTTATTCAGCCATTGGTTGGTTGAGGGTGCTGTGTTCTTTCTCCGGGAGGCTCAGCAGTTCTCCAACCCCCAAGTCATTGATGTTTCAGGGATTAGCAAGAGGGGTAGTTGTGAAAATGTAAATTCAAGGAgatttttctggagaaggcaacttAAGGTTGCAAGTAAGGAGGAGGTGGGAGTGCTGGGCCCAGGTAGAAGTTAGAttttcccatttaatcctcaaacaGTGCTATGGAGCAGGTGGAATACCCAactcccaccccctacccctacccccacccccagaggttAAGTTCTCACAGCTAGTTAAGTTCCtaagccaggatttgaatttaGCCCTGGTGGAGTTTCTAAAAGGATCATAAGGTGATGAGAAGCAGAGCAGGAAGTTAGAGACAGAAGAGGGTGGGAGGAACTGGAAAGGATGTCCAGAGAGGGCCTAGTATGTGCTGGGGTTTCAGGCCATGACTCATCCTTCTTCAGCCGCTTGGGTCCTGACCCAGTCCAGCTGACATCCAACTGAGGGCTCTTtcccaggagagcctggtggaagTACTGCCGGCTTGGGAAGAGAGGGCatatggggggaggggggacatGGAGCTATCCCTGAGAGGGGGTGAAGGTCTGGGATCCAGATCCTGTGTCAGGATTCCCAAAATGGTCTGCCCAAAGGATGGGAGGTTTTTAGGGCATTCTCCACTGTGGGGCCGTGGGAGAGTGGATTCAGACCAGAGGGCTGTGGGGGCAGTGGCAGACAGGGTGTCTGGGCCCCTAAGCCAGCTCATCCAGGCTGGATACCATGACTTCTCTGCAGCCCTTTATACCAATGTATTCCAATGTATATACCATCCTCCCTCTGGCAAGCTCCCAGGCCAATAGTCACCTTGGAGAGCACTTGTAACGTGGAGGGGTCTCCTGGTCTCTGGCAGTTCTAGACCCTGGAGCCCTTTCCAGGGTGAGGACAGTGCTCCTGGAGGTACCGTCCCTCTGCCACTAGATCTCTCTGGTTAACGCTGCCGCTGGAGCCTAATGGGGCCAGGTGGACAGAGGGAGCGAGGGGCTGCCTGCGGCTCACTCTCGCGACAGCTGGGAGCTGATATCATCGGCGCTCACTGCAGGCGTGGCGGCTCCCCAGGGTACCTGGTCTTGAGGTTCCTCGGAGGACCAGCCATACTGCCTGTATCGTGCTGCATGTGCAATGGACAGGGCTAGGGAAGAATCCATGAGTGCTGGGGCTGGGACGAAAAGGCAAGTCATGAGAGGGCCTGAGGCTGTTGCGCAGCCCTACCCCCCTCACTTGTTTGGGGTATTTGTGGTAGAAGCTGGATGCAGAATGAGATGGGGGTGGGCAGGCAACAAACCTTAGCAGAGATGGGATCCTGGTGCAGGCAGGCATGGTGGAGGTGGGGACAGCTGTGTAGTCTGAGAGGGCTTTCTGGTGGAGGGGGCACTGTACACGTTGGCCTATTTATAAAGAGTCAGGAAGGGAAACGTGGATAGTGAGGGTGATGAGATGAGGTGAGAGATGATGAGAGTCTGGCCTAGCCCAAGTAGGGAAGGAAGAATCAGCAGGTAGATCAGACAAGGCAATTCCTGCAGGCAGTAATTTAGGGTGTTCAGGTCTTGGAGACTTGAAGGCTAGAGTCATCAGGGACAGAAGCAAGGGCACAGAGTGTGAAAGAGAGCTGGTGTGAGGGAGAAGACAGGTTTTGATGTTGGGCAGTCACATTCACCCTCCTCTTCCAACGCTATGACTCCACTTGGCTTGCTTCTGATTTGTATACACTGTAATAGGGTTAGTCTTCCAGTTGCTCTCTGAAGCCTTCCCCATCACCTCAGCCAGAAACAAATAGGGCCTGTTTCCTGAGTGCATTTGTGCCATGACCTGGCACTTACAGAGCAGCCATTAATGTCTGCATCTCTCACCTCCCAGCTGGATTTCAAATGTGAAGCCTTTGACAGCACAGGGATGCTCTAGTGTTATTACTGAGTGAATGTTACTGGGGCTGAGGTAGCATCATTAAAATAAGTACACACTActtcctcccagcccccacctccttCCAGGTACACCATATGTTGGGCATTTTGCTAAGTGCCTGCTCAGCAACTCGCTCTTGACCTTCTGTTTCACCTGCCTTCCTGTCTGTCTTCACCTCCCGTACTCAGAAGGCCAGCAGGTGGCAGGCTGCAAAATCTGGGGTGTGTACTGCATTCTGTACAGCATGGGTGAACACTAGGTAGTATGCTTCTCCACTGACTCCTTGCCAACTAGATGTCCTCTCTCATCACTTGAGTCTTTGGGGTAACCCAGGATCTACCATCTGTGGCCATTCCCTTTAGGTAGTGGTTCTCAGCCTGGGCTGCACCTCAAGCTCACTTGGGGAATTTTCCCAAAAATGCACATGCCCCACCTGTTAAGAGATTCTTATTCTGCTAATCTGAGGTGGGGCCTGgtgacctttttttaaaaaatcagaagatttaatttttttaaaaggtaacacAATTTCGAATAATATGGTAGATTTATAAGCTATCATAAGTTGACTTTCCATTCCTGGCTCCCAGCCCCACAACCACGACTATTTTATGTGCATCTGTGGATACggatatgcatatataaatattgtGCCCAAATAGAAGCATGCTGTAATACTGTTCTACTATCTTTtctcatttcatatattttgaatagTTTCATTTTTGCATACATGTCTACCTTAATATCTGCAATATTCCATATTCCGTGGTATAGATGTACCATAACTTATTCAACCAATGGCCTATTGAAGGACTTTTAATCTTGGTGTTTTAAAttgatgctgcaatgaatatggcTCTGCCCACAAGTGTCACTATATTTGTAGAATAAAATCCTAGATGGTGCATAGCTGGATAAAAGGATGTGAATTTGTAGTTTTTACAGATTTTTCCAAATTGTGCTCCAAAGAGGCTGAAAAACTTACACTTCCGAAGGGCATCTGTGTTTTTACAAAGCTTCTCCAG
This DNA window, taken from Bubalus kerabau isolate K-KA32 ecotype Philippines breed swamp buffalo chromosome 11, PCC_UOA_SB_1v2, whole genome shotgun sequence, encodes the following:
- the LOC129622351 gene encoding iron-sulfur cluster assembly 1 homolog, mitochondrial; this encodes MSASLVRATVRAVSKRKLQPTRAALTLTPSAVNKIKQLLKDKPEHVGVKVGVRTRGCNGLSYTLEYTKTKGDSDEEVIQDGVRVFIEKKAQLTLLGTEMDYVEDKLSSEFVFNNPNIKGTCGCGESFNI